Genomic DNA from uncultured Methanospirillum sp.:
GCAGGAAAGAGTGCAACTGAAGCGTTTAAAACTATTGCAGATGCAGGAAAGACTGACAGCAAAGTTGTCTTTGTCTCCCGCGGAGATGGATCCGGAACCCATGCACGTGAAAAACTCCTCTGGAAAGGTGCAGGTCTTGATTACTCTGAAGTAAACAAATCTTCGTGGTATATCGATGCAGCATCAGGAATGGGTCAGACCCTCAACATGGCAAACGAGAAGGATGCGTATGTATTAACTGATTCTTCGACCTACAACACAATGGCCGGAAATCTCACTCTCAAACCAGTAATCACTGATGGTTCTGATCTCCTGAATGTGTATGCAGTAATTCGGGTCAACCCGGACAAATTCTCAGATGCAGACATAAATGTTGACACTGGAAAGAAATGGGAGAACTTCCTCATCAGTGATGCAACCCAGAAGTGGCTGGCCGATTTTGGAACTGAGAAATATGGAAAGCCACTCTTCGTTCCGGCAAAAGGCGATGCTGCAAAATTAAACGTAACTGAAGAAGAAATTTCCAGTCCGGTTGCGTAAACCTTTACCGGTTAGACCTCTTTTTTTATACTGATGGAAGACCTCGCATCAGCGATCTATACTGCAATTACGCTGCTAATTACATGGAATCCTGATGTTATTGAGATAACAGCACGAACCCTGGAGATTACATTTACATCAGTGGCAATAAGTACAATAATTGCTCTTCCTT
This window encodes:
- a CDS encoding substrate-binding domain-containing protein: MMKRAVLGTILLIAALVLCSGVAVSAEKIKDINGTKHANDRLLIGTTTSLDATGVLDELAKQFEADNNVKIEWIAVGTGQAIGYGNSGDVDIVMVHDRAAENKFLESGNGLDRRVFGSNYFMIAGPESDPAKIAGKSATEAFKTIADAGKTDSKVVFVSRGDGSGTHAREKLLWKGAGLDYSEVNKSSWYIDAASGMGQTLNMANEKDAYVLTDSSTYNTMAGNLTLKPVITDGSDLLNVYAVIRVNPDKFSDADINVDTGKKWENFLISDATQKWLADFGTEKYGKPLFVPAKGDAAKLNVTEEEISSPVA